The Arachis hypogaea cultivar Tifrunner chromosome 16, arahy.Tifrunner.gnm2.J5K5, whole genome shotgun sequence genome contains a region encoding:
- the LOC112754743 gene encoding peroxidase 8-like gives MTVEAMVVLLGAHSVGVAHCVSFQRRLLSFNGKHDPTMDPALDSKLVKVCNPKAGRVQVSPPSAFLDQNTSFIVDNEFYKQILLNRGVLQIDQELALDSSTKDFVSSFAVNGDKFQKSFADAMIKMGKIEILVRNDEEIR, from the coding sequence ATGACGGTAGAGGCAATGGTGGTTCTCTTGGGTGCACATAGTGTAGGTGTTGCTCATTGTGTTTCCTTTCAGAGAAGGCTTTTGAGTTTTAATGGGAAACATGATCCTACAATGGATCCTGCATTGGATTCTAAGCTTGTGAAGGTTTGTAATCCAAAGGCGGGAAGAGTTCAAGTTTCGCCTCCAAGTGCGTTCTTGGATCAGAATACTTCGTTTATAGTTGATAATGAGTTCTACAAGCAGATTCTTTTGAACAGAGGTGTGTTGCAGATTGACCAGGAGCTTGCTTTGGATAGTTCCACTAAAGATTTTGTGTCTAGTTTTGCTGTGAATGGTGACAAGTTTCAAAAGAGTTTTGCAGATGCGATGATAAAGATGGGAAAGATTGAGATTTTGGTTCGGAATGACGAGGAGATTCGCTAA
- the LOC112754742 gene encoding putative disease resistance protein RGA1 — MNLLFFLYQSVIAFESLLPSDLHSPLTMAESFIFNVAQSLIGKLTSPAYKAATQLIGVYDDLQDFKHTLSYVKAVLLDAEQKQEQNHALREWLKQIKRVFSDAEIVLDELECEILRKQVVKAYGTTKHKVGRFFSSSNSLVFRYKMSKKLEEIRKRLDLVAADRNKFGLERIDADRRVVHRREMTYSHVVESNAIGRDFDKEKIIKLLLQENPHISVIPIVGIGGMGKTTLAKLVYNDQRITESFPLKMWICVSDDFDFNQLLIKIIMCTSEGDLASSYSPVGQQNVKDLDVQQLQHTLRKKIAGKKFLLILDDVWNDDRVKWLELRDLLEMMGSNKSKILVTTRSPTIASMMGTVSSYNLEGLSLKNSLSLFVRWAFKEGEEKKYPKLMNIAREIVKKCSGVPLAIRTLGSSLFSKHKIDEWEHVRDNEIWKLSQKENDILPVLKLSYDQMPSYLKHCFAMFSLFPKDYVFISATVSSLWGALGLLPSSVENKSLEDIANQYLLELMSKSFLQDFIDFGAGYCFKIHDLMHDLAIYVAKDQCVCVNFNVQNMPENVQHLSFLVKHMPDKSHIPESATLRTILFPVHEIGVDEAFLNTSVLKHKYLYMLDLSNSTYETLPWFIHKLKHLRFLDLQYNRKVKRLPDSICMLQCLQTFLLVGCTELEVLPRGLEKLISLRRLEITTKQISLPEKEIANLKFLQRLHISFSENLESLFLGIKLPTLKTLIVGKCSNLKFLTIDPKHFPQLEYIHINGCDKLEFPEEYDCGTKDSNMRLKCIWLESLPQLVTLPPWVQSSTNTLHTLIIRGCINFEVFPKWLSSLICLNRLRICDCPKLMSLPNDFHCLTALERLVIVNCPKLCRKCVPGVGEYWPRISHIKEVIIDRPEHFRSAVAMAND; from the coding sequence ATGAACCTGCTTTTTTTCCTATATCAAAGTGTTATTGCATTTGAATCTCTCCTCCCCTCTGATCTGCATTCCCCATTAACCATGGCTGAATCATTCATATTCAATGTGGCACAATCATTGATAGGAAAGCTGACTTCTCCTGCATACAAAGCGGCTACTCAACTCATTGGTGTGTACGATGACTTGCAAGACTTCAAACACACTCTCTCATACGTCAAAGCTGTGCTGTTAGATGCTGAGCAAAAGCAAGAGCAGAACCACGCGCTGCGAGAATGGCTGAAGCAGATCAAGCGCGTTTTCTCCGATGCCGAGATCGTGCTTGACGAACTCGAGTGCGAGATTTTGCGGAAGCAAGTTGTCAAAGCCTATGGTACCACCAAACACAAGGTAGGTCGCTTCTTCTCGAGTTCTAATTCGCTTGTTTTTCGTTATAAGATGagtaaaaaattagaagaaatcaGGAAAAGATTAGATCTGGTTGCGGCTGATAGGAATAAGTTTGGGCTTGAAAGAATTGATGCTGATAGGCGAGTTGTGCATAGGAGGGAAATGACTTATTCCCATGTTGTTGAGTCAAATGCCATAGGGAGGGACTTTGATAAAGAGAAGATCATAAAGCTTTTGTTGCAGGAAAATCCGCATATCTCAGTTATTCCAATAGTGGGAATTGGAGGTATGGGGAAGACTACCCTTGCTAAATTGGTGTACAATGATCAGAGGATAACAGAGTCTTTTCCATTGAAAATGTGGATCTGTGTTTCTGATGACTTTGACTTCAACCAATTGTTGATCAAAATTATCATGTGTACTAGTGAAGGAGATCTTGCATCTTCTTATTCTCCTGTTGGCCAACAAAATGTGAAAGATTTGGATGTGCAGCAACTGCAACATACTCTAAGAAAAAAAATTGCTGGGAAGAAATTCCTACTCATCTTGGACGATGTATGGAATGATGATCGTGTTAAATGGCTTGAATTAAGAGATTTGCTAGAAATGATGGGTTCTAACAAAAGTAAGATCTTGGTGACTACTCGTAGTCCCACTATTGCTTCCATGATGGGTACCGTTAGCTCTTACAATTTAGAAGGCCTTTCTTTAAAGAATTCATTGTCTTTATTTGTTAGATGGGCTTTTAAAGAAGGTGAAGAGAAGAAGTATCCGAAATTGATGAATATTGCGAGAGAAATTGTGAAAAAATGTAGTGGCGTTCCTTTGGCAATAAGAACACTGGGGAGTTCATTATTTTCAAAACATAAGATAGATGAGTGGGAACATGTGCGAGATAATGAGATATGGAAATTGTCACAAAAGGAAAATGACATTTTACCTGTTTTAAAATTAAGCTATGATCAAATGCCATCATATTTAAAGCATTGCTTTGCTATGTTCTCTCTTTTCCCAAAGGATTACGTATTCATCAGCGCAACTGTTTCTTCTCTTTGGGGAGCACTTGGTCTCCTTCCATCATCAGTAGAAAACAAGTCTTTGGAAGATATTGCCAATCAATATTTACTTGAATTAATGTCAAAATCTTTTCTTCAGGATTTTATTGACTTTGGGGCTGGCTATTGTTTTAAAATACATGATTTAATGCACGATCTTGCGATCTATGTTGCAAAAGATCAGTGCGTGTGTGTCAACTTCAACGTCCAAAATATGCCTGAGAATGTTCAGCATCTGTCTTTTTTGGTAAAGCATATGCCTGACAAATCTCATATTCCAGAATCAGCAACTCTGAGAACTATATTGTTTCCTGTACATGAAATTGGAGTTGACGAAGCTTTTCTCAATACATCGGTGTTGAAGCATAAATATCTATATATGTTGGACTTAAGTAATTCAACTTATGAAACATTACCTTGGTTCATTCATAAGTTGAAGCACTTAAGATTTCTTGATCTGCAATATAATCGTAAAGTGAAGAGATTGCCTGATTCTATATGCATGCTCCAATGTTTGCAAACTTTCTTGCTTGTTGGGTGTACCGAGCTTGAAGTATTACCCAGAGGTTTAGAAAAGTTAATTAGCCTTCGACGTTTGGAGATAACCACAAAGCAGATTTCTTTGCCTGAGAAGGAGATTGCAAACTTGAAGTTTCTTCAAAGATTGCATATCTCGTTTAGCGAGAATTTAGAGTCTTTATTTCTTGGGATAAAATTACCTACTCTTAAGACATTGATTGTTGGAAAATGTAGCAATTTGAAGTTTCTGACAATTGATCCCAAGCATTTTCCTCAATTAGAGTATATCCATATTAATGGGTGTGACAAGTTGGAATTTCCAGAGGAATATGACTGTGGAACCAAAGACTCCAACATGAGATTGAAATGTATATGGCTTGAATCTTTACCACAGTTGGTGACCCTGCCTCCTTGGGTTCAATCATCTACAAATACATTACACACCTTGATAATTAGAGGTTGCATCAACTTTGAGGTGTTTCCTAAATGGCTAtcatctttgatttgtttgaatagACTTAGAATTTGTGATTGTCCAAAGTTGATGTCACTCCCGAATGATTTTCATTGCCTCACAGCCCTTGAACGTTTGGTAATTGTCAATTGTCCAAAGTTGTGTAGAAAATGTGTGCCAGGAGTAGGAGAGTATTGGCCCAGGATATCTCACATCAAGGAAGTAATCATTGATCGACCAGAACATTTTAGATCGGCGGTTGCGATGGCAAACGACTAG